CACGAACACCCGAACTTCGCAGGGAACGTGCTTCTGACGCGCCGTCCGCGCTGGAGCGAGGACGAGAAGGCGGCTCCGCGGCACAATTTCTCCTGGTCCGTCTGGCAACCCCGGCCTCGCCCGGCCTCACAGCCCCCGTGGCTCAAGTTTGGCGACGGCACGCGCGCACCTGCCGCGCTTCAGACCGGCCATGGCCTTCCCACCTCACGGTCAGCCACCCGCTTGCGCCGCGAGCGGCCAGAGCGTCAGGGCCCCAGCTTACGTCCTGGCTTCGAGGAGTAAGGGGCGGCCCCCAGTAAAGATGCCCCAGGAGACCCACCCTCTCAAGATCACGCTCAAGCAGCAATCGGGCATCGGCGCTTGCCGCTTGCGTTTCGCGCCCGCCCGCACCCGCTGCGGCTCCGCCCTTCCACCACCAGCACCCGCTCCCCCTAAAGGGGGAGGAGCGGGTGCTGGAGGCGGTGGAGAGGGCTATACTGGCTCCAGCACCCTCCAGTACCAGTCCAGCACCTCAAGTGCTGGAACCTCCTGCGGGGACTACGACGTAGTCCCTCCACTCGTGGTTCTTGTCCCGGCGGTTGATTACTTGCAGGTGGCCTGCGCGCACCAAGCGCCGGACCTGACCGACGATCCTGGCCTTCTGTTCCTTGATCTCCGGATCGAGCTTCAAGATCGGGCCGAGCGCGTATCCGACCCAATGATCAGCCTGGGGACTGGCCCGGTATTCGCCGTCGCGGACGGTTGCTTTGATCTCCTCTACGAGTGCCGCGGGGAACGCCGTGTCGGCCGGCCGCGCCTCCCACCGAACCGGTACGCCGATATGATCGCCGTCGGGGTTGTCGGCGTTGGGATTATTGAGAGGGACGTTGTCGAGCCTGATCCAGGTCGAGACATCGGCCGGTGGCGCGTGGTTCGTTTTGCCGTCGACAAGGCGCATGTGGCGCCAGCGCTCCTGGGGATCGATCCCGAATTTCTTCGCCTCGTCCGGCGTCATGCGCTGCACCAGGCGAACGATGCGGCAGCCGTCGACAAAGGCGGCGGCCCCGCGGGCATCGCCGGCGTCGAGTTCGCGGGCTGGGCCGGCGAGGCTCTTGCGCGCGTGATGGACGAGCAGAATGGCGCAGTTTGCTCTGGTCGCGACGGCGGCGAGGGCCTTGATCACCGCATCGACGGCGACGTTATCATTTTCCGGGATGCCGTGCGCCGAGATCACCGGATCAATCACGAGGACGTCGAGACCGTGCGCGACAATCGTCGCCTCGAGCCCGTCGAGGCTCGCCTCGTCGATCGTGAACCCCTGGCCGTCCGCGCTGGCAAGCTTGAGCGGCAGATTAAGTCCGCTTTCGAAGAACAACCGGCCTTCGTATTGCTCGGGCGTGATGCCGAAATGCTGCGCGACGCCCACGAAGCGGCGCTCGATCTCGTCGATTGGATCTTCCAGGTTCCAGTAAAAAACCTTGAGGGGACGGATCGGGCGGTCGTGCAAGAGCTGCCGCCCGGCCGCCATCGCCAGAGCCTCGACCATGGCGATGATCGACTTTCCCGATCCGCCGGGCGCGACGAGGGCAGAGACGCACTGCCGCAAATAGGCTTTGCCGTAGAGCCAGCGCCGCGGCAGAATGTCCTTGGCGGAGCGCAGGACGCGCGGCTGGATCGGCAGGACCTCCGGCTCGGGAGGCACATCCCACCCTTCCGTCCCGTCCCCGCCGCCGCCGTCGGGGTCTGGCTCGGGGGGCTCATCCGACCCCTCGGGCCCCTCTCCGGCGTCCCCGGCTGGATTGTCCCCACCCGCAGTGCCGTCCCCGGCGGGCGGGCCCCCATCCGCAGTGCCGTCCGCGGCGTCGACAGAGGGCTCGTCCCACTCCCCGGTGCCATCTCCAGCGCCGCTGGCGGGTCTGTCCCAACCCCCGGTGCCGTCTGCAGGGCCGTCGTCAGGCCGAGCGTGAGCGTTCGTATCGCCACTGCTGCCAGGCTCCGGGCCAAGATTTGGGTCCGGGCGCCTGGACGGCTTCGTCCAGCCTGGGACCCGCCCAAAAACTTCAGCGAAGAGGCTCGCGGCCGTGATCTTCCGGATGTCGGTGAAGCTCTCCCAGGTAGCCCTCGTGTGAGCCCGATCGTAGCCCCACCACTTTTGGGACCACCTGTCGAAGGCCTCGAACGACGCTCCGCCGGCCCGCGCCGCCATGCCGATCTTCAGCCACTTGTCACGGTCAACGTAGTCATTGGGCAGGGCGTCGAGCGCGGCCTCGACATCCGACGGGATGCAGGTGTGGTGAAAGAAACCGAAGATCTTGCCATTGGCTCCTGGCGGAGCGTCGGCTGCCGTCTTCGCCGACATCGGCCAGCGTGACTTGCACTCCCTCTCGAACGCTTCTTCCTGTTCCTCGGTGATCAGCGGCAGATCGTCGAATGGAACCGCGTCGAGCGGCACACCGCGCCACTCGTAGGGTACGCCGGACACATGCTCGCCGAACGCCACAAACTGCTGACCGTCGCCGAGGATCTCGATCTTGCTTCCCGGGTGAAAGGGCAGTGGGATCGTCCGTTTCAGGCGCGGCCGGTCGGAGCGGTAAACGGCCAATACGCGCGGTGAATTGCTTCGGAACCGCGTCGGCGCCGGCCCGAAATGTTTCTCGACCAGCGCCTCGACCTCGGCGGCCATGACTGGATCGTCGACATCGACGTCGACGGCGCGCAACTTGTCGCAGCGAATTCCAGTGCTCGCGCCTTCCTCGTTGAAGACCGGCACGCCGGCCGCCTGCCGCCAGCCCGCCTCGAATGGCGCCTTCCCGCAGGTCCGCACGGCGATGACCCGATAGCCCCTCGCGTGCAGGCGCTCGCGACGCTCCGTCACCTCGCGGTCGAGCGTCATCCCGCCCATCCTTCTGGTTCGGCCGCATCGGCCGCGCCAGCGCTCTGGGGTTGGGCGCGGCTCGGGTTCGGGAACGCCTTGTCGCGCGGCACCCAGCGCAGCACCTTGTAGGTGAGCAGCCGCGTTTTACGGTCGCCGAACTGGATCGGCTGCGATGGGCCAAATTCGACGAGCGGGACCAGGTCACGTCCGAACTGGGGTTCGCATTGGTTGTAAAGATGGGTGACGAATTCGCAGTGTGAGTACGTCCAATTGGTCATTTCGAATGCGATGTCGGCGACGCCGAAGGCCTTAGGCGCGAGGGCGAACAGCGACAATGCGGGCTTTGCCTCCGCCGTCGGCGGTGGCGGCATGGGACCGTCGAGCCCCGGGACCGGCGTGAATGTACGCTTGCTGCTGCCGTCATGGCCGGTCAGCCAGCCGCGCCGGAGGCGCTCGGGATCAACGGCAACCACCTGACCGTCGAGCTTGATGACGCGGGATCCCCCCTTGCTGCCGATCGCCCACTCGTCGCGCGATGGGGCGTAGCGGAGGTACGGGTCACGGGTCGGCATCGCGATCGGCATGGGGAGCCTCCATTTCGGAAGACCGCCGGCGCATGACAGCGCAGCCCGCCAAGCTCCAGAGATGTTGTCAATCTCTGTGGCCATGCGAAGAGAAGTATTAGCGGCGGTATTGCTATTTAGTCACTGAATATCTTGTCAGCAGACAAGATCATTATTGGTATTTGAGGGCTCCATACCAAACTAATATTACGTGTTTGCTGACACCGTCGGATATCGCGCGTCCATTGGCGTCAAGTCGATGTCTGCATCCGGCCAGCGAGCCAGTGCTCGACGTCGCGCCAGCGGTATCGGACCGCCCGGCCAAGCTTCAGGAACTCGGGACCGGTGCCGTGGCAGCGCATGCGCGCCATCGTATTCTCCGCGAGACCAAGGCGCTCCGCCGTTTCCCTTGAGGTGAGGAGCTGCTCGGGTGCGGTGGTCGGGAAGGGTCCATTCATCAGCATGCTCCTCGGGCAGAGTTGAACGGCTGGCGCCGGCGGCGCGCTGGGGTCGTGAGTTCGCGGCAGAACCCGCGCCAGCAGCAGACGCATCGAGGTCAGACCGGGATCGCCGGTTTGGTGGACGGACCCCGCCGCCCTCCTGCGCATCGCCGTCCCTGGGTCGACCGTCACGCTGCTGCAAGCCACTCAGCCGGGCAGGATCACTCGGGTAGCGAACGAAACGGGTGCCCCGGGCGTCCTCGGCCACGGACAGTC
Above is a genomic segment from Bosea sp. NBC_00550 containing:
- a CDS encoding AAA family ATPase; translation: MTLDREVTERRERLHARGYRVIAVRTCGKAPFEAGWRQAAGVPVFNEEGASTGIRCDKLRAVDVDVDDPVMAAEVEALVEKHFGPAPTRFRSNSPRVLAVYRSDRPRLKRTIPLPFHPGSKIEILGDGQQFVAFGEHVSGVPYEWRGVPLDAVPFDDLPLITEEQEEAFERECKSRWPMSAKTAADAPPGANGKIFGFFHHTCIPSDVEAALDALPNDYVDRDKWLKIGMAARAGGASFEAFDRWSQKWWGYDRAHTRATWESFTDIRKITAASLFAEVFGRVPGWTKPSRRPDPNLGPEPGSSGDTNAHARPDDGPADGTGGWDRPASGAGDGTGEWDEPSVDAADGTADGGPPAGDGTAGGDNPAGDAGEGPEGSDEPPEPDPDGGGGDGTEGWDVPPEPEVLPIQPRVLRSAKDILPRRWLYGKAYLRQCVSALVAPGGSGKSIIAMVEALAMAAGRQLLHDRPIRPLKVFYWNLEDPIDEIERRFVGVAQHFGITPEQYEGRLFFESGLNLPLKLASADGQGFTIDEASLDGLEATIVAHGLDVLVIDPVISAHGIPENDNVAVDAVIKALAAVATRANCAILLVHHARKSLAGPARELDAGDARGAAAFVDGCRIVRLVQRMTPDEAKKFGIDPQERWRHMRLVDGKTNHAPPADVSTWIRLDNVPLNNPNADNPDGDHIGVPVRWEARPADTAFPAALVEEIKATVRDGEYRASPQADHWVGYALGPILKLDPEIKEQKARIVGQVRRLVRAGHLQVINRRDKNHEWRDYVVVPAGGSST
- a CDS encoding helix-turn-helix transcriptional regulator, which gives rise to MNGPFPTTAPEQLLTSRETAERLGLAENTMARMRCHGTGPEFLKLGRAVRYRWRDVEHWLAGRMQTST